The Thioflexithrix psekupsensis genome segment CCCTTTAAAAAAAATTGGAATAGAAAATAAAAATCTACGAGAGCAGATTTTAAAAATTAACGGCTGCCTTCTTTTAAAGACTGGGCATCTACCGCGGCTAAAATACTTAAATTCACCACGCCTCGCGTGGTGACAACGCGACTTAAAATGTGATAAGACTGTTTCATTCCCAATAAAATAGGGCCAACCGATACGCCATTGGCTAATGCTTTTAAGGCATTAAAAGTAATGCTGGCCGCATCTTGATTGGGCATCACCAATAAATTGGCCGAGCCGCGTAATGGCGATTTAGGATATAAACGATTGCGAATAGATTCGATTAATGCCGAATCGGTCTGCATTTCCCCATCACATTCTAAATCAGGCATCATTTGATGAATTAAATGCAAGGCTTGACGCATTTTTAATGCCGACGGCGTATCACTGCTGCCAAAGTTAGAATGGGATACTAAAGCCACTTTAGGCGTAATTCCCAAACGCATGACTTCATTGGCGGCCATGATGGTCATTTCGGCCAATTGTTGCGCGGTCGGCTCGTAAGTGACTGAGGTATCAAGCACAAAATAAGTTCCCTCATCTAAAATCAACATTTGCATGGCCGCCGCGCTGGAAACATCATCACGTAAGCCAATCAAATTTAAGCCATTTTTCAAATGCTCCGCAAAAGAACCCACTGGCCCCGCCAACAAGGCATCCGCTTCACCCAAATGCAGCAACAAAGAGGCAAGAATGGTTGTGTTACTGCGCACCAACACATCTGCTTCCGCCGGCCAAACACCTCGCCGTCCCATTAAATCATGATATAATTCAGCCAGTTGTGCATGACGATCATAATTTTGCGGATCGATTAAACGAAAATCAACATCAGGGCGAATATGTAAACGCAGTTGTTTAATACGCTGACTGATGATTTTATGTCGTCCGACAAGAATCGGTTTAGCGCAACCTTCATCAATCAACACTTGTACAGCACGAATGACACGCGGGTCTTCCCCTTCGGAGAAAATTAACCGTTGAGGATTTTCGCGGGCGCGGATAAAAATACCCTTCGTCACGTTGGCCGAACGGAACATAAATTGCGCTAACCATTGGTTATAACTCTCAAAATCCTTAATGGGTCGCGTGGCCACGCCGCTGTCCATCGCCGCTTTCGCCACAACAGGCGGCACCACCGCAATCAAACGCGGATCGAACGGTTTGGGAATAATGTAATCCGCACCAAATTCCAACTCCTGCCCCGCATACGCATTGGCTAACACTTCAGAAGCATCCGCAGAAGCCATATTGGTTTTAT includes the following:
- a CDS encoding NADP-dependent malic enzyme, which gives rise to MSDDLSADALYYHRNPKPGKLEIQATKPLANQRDLALAYSPGVAAACREIVRDPREAATVTARANLVAVISNGTAVLGLGDIGPLAAKPVMEGKAVLFKKFAGIDVFDLEVSEKNPEKLIDIIASLEPTFGAINLEDIKSPECFIIEQRLKERMNIPVFHDDQHGTAICVGAAVLNALRLQNKQIDQVKLVTSGAGAAALACLDLLVNLGIAKENIIITDSLGVVYQGRSEHMDPFKAQYAVDTPHRTLGEALTGADIFLGLSVAGVLKPEMLDNMVEEPLILALANPVPEIMPEEARKVRPKAIIATGRSDYPNQVNNVLCFPFIFRGALDVGATQINQEMRLACVRALADLVTTDKTNMASADASEVLANAYAGQELEFGADYIIPKPFDPRLIAVVPPVVAKAAMDSGVATRPIKDFESYNQWLAQFMFRSANVTKGIFIRARENPQRLIFSEGEDPRVIRAVQVLIDEGCAKPILVGRHKIISQRIKQLRLHIRPDVDFRLIDPQNYDRHAQLAELYHDLMGRRGVWPAEADVLVRSNTTILASLLLHLGEADALLAGPVGSFAEHLKNGLNLIGLRDDVSSAAAMQMLILDEGTYFVLDTSVTYEPTAQQLAEMTIMAANEVMRLGITPKVALVSHSNFGSSDTPSALKMRQALHLIHQMMPDLECDGEMQTDSALIESIRNRLYPKSPLRGSANLLVMPNQDAASITFNALKALANGVSVGPILLGMKQSYHILSRVVTTRGVVNLSILAAVDAQSLKEGSR